In Juglans microcarpa x Juglans regia isolate MS1-56 chromosome 1S, Jm3101_v1.0, whole genome shotgun sequence, the genomic stretch AACTCTCTTGCTGCTAGAATTTTAAAGGCCAAGTATTTCCCTAACGCGACATTTTAGACAGCTAAAGTGGGTTCTAAACCCTCATATGTATGGAGAAGTCTTCTTGTAGCCAAACATGTTGTAGAGGCTGATTCTTTCTGGAGGGTGAGAACTGGTTCTAACATTCTTATTTGGAAAGACAAATGGCTAGTCCAGTCTAATCCCAGCAAAGTCACAAGCCCAATCAAGACTCTAGATGGTAATGCAACTGTTGCATAACTGATTGACCCTGAGACTAGGCAGTGGAAGACAGACCTGGTAAAAGATACTTTTGAGGAAGGGGAAGCTAACTTGATCCTGAAAACACCTATTAGCACTATGAACACTGTGGACAGAATTATATGGCATGGAGCCAAAGATGGCTCTTCTTAGTAAGAAGTGCATACCACATGGAGAAATCAAGGGAGGTGGCAACTCAAGGCCAAGCTTCTACAAGTAAAAAGTTTAAAGATGTTTGGAACAAAATATGGCAACTTCATGTAACACTTGGGGATAAAGTCTTCCTTTGGAGAGTCTGACAGAGGCTCTCCCCACTCAATCCAACCTATTCAAAAAGAAAGTGGTGGATGATCCACTATGTCCCATTTGTTGCAGGGAAGAAGAGAGTGTCTTTCATGCCTTGTGGAGCTGTGAGGCAACAATGGATGTATGGAGTCAATGCTTTAAAAGACTTCAAAAATGTGCTCTACCTCAGGCCCCTATGCTGCTATTTTTTGAGTCTTTAGCTATGACGTTAAATGTAGAAGAATTGCTAGAgtttgtgatggtggcaagaaAATTGTGGTGGAGAAGGAATGCTTTCATTTTTATCAAGGAGTTTACTCATCCTAATTCCATTGTCAGAGAGACTAGAATTCTGTTAGACTTGATGGCTGAGGTGGACATTGATCCTTGAAACAACAACAGAGCCATCCAGGTCTGCTCCTCAAAAGCTGTGTGGAAGGCCCCCCATCGACTTGGTTTAAAATTAACTGGGATGGTGCAGTAGATAAGGCCAATGGAGTGATTGGTATAGGAGTTGTCATTAGGAACTGTGCTGGTCAAATCATTGCCACAATGAGGCAGAGGAAACAAGTTTTTCCTGACCTCTTTTTAGCTGAAGCATATGGAGCTCTACAGGCAGTTAAACTGGTATTGGACCTTGGATTGCATCAGATTATCATTGAGGGTGATTCACTACAAGTAACAAAGGCCTTACAAGAAGACAAGGAGGTTTGGAGCAGCTCAAGCATGTTTATGAGTGAAACAAGGTCATGTCTTAATTGTTTTGCAAAGTGGGAGGTACTCATGTTGGGAGAAATGACAACCATATAGCTCACTTACTTGCAAAAGATGATTTTACCATTTCGGATTTAATTGTAACATTGGAGGAAGCTCCTCATTGTATCTCTTCACTTTTATAATGGAATGGCATAAGGGTAtttcttcacaaaaaaaaaatatatatatagaatgaagCTGGACACCCACTTGACAAAGGCTCAAAATGCTTGTGAATGTGCGTGCTAGTCATGAACAGTTATGACGTGGACCCATGATGAATGAAGAGAAACATATGTATGTACTCATATGCTTGGATAGtaacctttaaaataaaatatcagcaACTAAGCTCAGTCCAAAAAGAATCGACACTAGCAGAGAAACATAGAGACGAGAATGGTTAAAAAGGCACCAAGTGCAAAACAACAAAGAACACGATAGGCAAGTGATGATGAGGGGAACATGCATTAGGGAGACACGACCTACTAAGGAAACCGAGTGTTTTCTATGTGTTTGTAAAGTGAGGTATTTActgtacatacatatatacatacatatatatgtagagacagacagacagacagacagactaGGTTTGcaagtagcaaaactcattgAATAAGAGTTGTTCTACACCAAGAAAAATGtttgatttacaaaaaaattcttataacaATAAAGCTCATAAACTTAATAGAACACTGATCTTTCACATTGTTAATATGATATAATTCAATTtgtaaaagaaatctaaaattaGTAGTGTTAATGGTGTTTCCTATACACCAACtcgaaaatataattttttattgattaaaacattaatattgaaGGATTTGGATTTAAACTCTTCATGCTAAAACATCATACATTGAGATCATCCAATTATCATGTGCCACGAAATGCTTTCAATTCTCACCACCGCCCGTTTATATGGGTTCTCAAAGTACTTTCTCAGTTCTATATTCACCCAAAAGATTTGAAGGGTAATAAATACTTTAgcatattaatattagtttggAGGACCACATGTAAATTACTCacactttttctttcaaacgGCTTTATTTGGAAGGACTCAGGCTGCTTGCTTGGAAAGGAAATAGTAGTTTGGGCAAACagttaacaaataatttttttattattggcaccgggtgtccaagaacaacgtcctgactaatcccgaacagttaacaaataattaaaaaataaaatctaacatCTACGGCTGCCTGCCTCCTCTCCTCAAGATTTCTCAGTTCAAgttgagaagaaagaaagaaatatatgcAAGCAGGCGACTGATCTTCCTCAAGTTGCTGTGTTGATGTACTACTATCTATAACATCATATGGCATAACTCTTTGTAAAATGGACTTCATGACTTCAGTGACTGGAATCCACTTTATGTTAGAATAGAGGTCGTTCGATGATGAGGAAGATTATTTCATCATGCTAAAATAAGAAATGCATGTGAAGTATTTGTGCTAGGTCTTTCCTTCAAGCAATGCTATTCTtccttgaatatatatatatatatatatttttatccctAATCAAGCATGCTAATGTGGTGCAATACTTTATGTAATTTCATTGTTTACATGAATTTTAATGGACAGCCACTTCAAATACGTCACATCGTcaggtattaaaaaaaaaaaaaacaaaagagagagagagagagagagagagagaagaaaagaaaagaaagtatttGTTCTCGTCAAAACAACTCCTCTTTGAAACTGGACACCAGCCATTGGATCCAATGCTATGGAAAATGGGTCTTAAAATATCCCCGTTTTAATCAATTGAACTATCCACTACAATAGTGCACACGGTTGCTTCATTACCATATAAGAATATATACATCGATCTCATTGTTCTTCAAATTCCGGTTCACAATCTGCTTCATCTCTTTGAAGCCTCATCTCCGCAAAAACTCCATCCAGTAACACATATATTTCATCACACCTCGGATGTGACCTATCCTCCACAATGAACTTATGAATTTGACCTCCCTCTTCAATGAAACTGTACCCTGCTGCCTTTGTAATCAGGCCACCCTTCATCAACTTCCTTAACTTTGCAACTCCAGCCCACTGACCAGCTGATGCATAAATATTGGACAGAATTACATAGTTCCCCGGATTCCAGGGTTCAAGCTGAAAGAGGGACTCGGCTGCTATTTCAGCCAGTTCAGTATTACCATGGAAACTGCAAGCCCCCAGAAGTGCACCCCATACTACAGAATCTGGTTTCATTGGCATACCTTTTATAAGGTCATAAGCTTCTTGCAGATCTCCGGAACGACCTAAGAGATCAACCATGCATCCATAGTGTTCTAACTTGGGAGAGATATGAAAGTTTGTTTCCATCAATTGAAAGAGTTCTCGACCTTTAATGACCAAGCCTCCATGAGTACATGCTAAGAGAAGTCCCACGAATGTAACATCATCAGGTGCAATTCCTTCTCTCTGGTATAAGGCCACAATACACAAATGTGATAGTGAGAACCTGAAAAAAGcttatttttgcaactataTTAATTGCCAATACTCGTCATTCATCAAGGCAAGAGCCACAAGCAAAGAGACTACATACCAGCATTTGATCATAAAGCTCAAGGGCCTCGTTGCATCGTCCATGGACAGCCAAACCCACGATCATTGAGTTCCAAGAGCACAAACTTCTGCGGCCACCAATCTCATCAAACACCCGCCTAGCTATATCAATTTTACCACACCTCACGTACATCTCCAATACAGCATTGCTTACATACAAATTCTTGAAGAAACCATTTTTTCTTGCATAAGCTTCAATCCTCTCCCCAACCTCCAATGCCCCGAGATTTGCACAAGCCGGAAGAACACTTGCTATCGTCACTTCATTTGGTCTCATATCTTTCTCCTTCTCCATCATCAAAAACATCCTCAAGGCCTTCACATACTGTCCATTTTGTGAGTACCCAGATATCATAGCCGTCCATGAAATCACATTTCTACAAGGCATCGAACCAAACAATTCTAATGCACCCTCCATATCCCCAGCCCTGGCATAGCCTGCAATGATTGAATTCCAAGTGGGTATATCTCTtacttttatttcatcaaatttttGGCGTGCTGAGGCCAACATGCCTAATTTAGCATACATGTCAACCAAAGCAGTCAGAGCAAACACATCAGACTCGAAACCCGACTTGACAAAATGTGTGTGGAGCATTTGGCCATGGCAGGGGGACGAGAGGGCAGCACAAGTGGCAAAAACAAAAGTGAAGGTGTGTTGGTTTGGCGGACAGCCTTGAAGGCACATTTGGGAGTAGAGGGACACGCACCGGTAGTATTGCCCGTGACTCGAATAGGTTTGAATGAGCTTGTTATAGAGAAAGACAGTTGGCTTTGG encodes the following:
- the LOC121247843 gene encoding pentatricopeptide repeat-containing protein At5g08510, with the protein product MNQLKQIHAYTLRNGIDHAKTLIVGLLNIPNLSYARKLFDLIPKPTVFLYNKLIQTYSSHGQYYRCVSLYSQMCLQGCPPNQHTFTFVFATCAALSSPCHGQMLHTHFVKSGFESDVFALTALVDMYAKLGMLASARQKFDEIKVRDIPTWNSIIAGYARAGDMEGALELFGSMPCRNVISWTAMISGYSQNGQYVKALRMFLMMEKEKDMRPNEVTIASVLPACANLGALEVGERIEAYARKNGFFKNLYVSNAVLEMYVRCGKIDIARRVFDEIGGRRSLCSWNSMIVGLAVHGRCNEALELYDQMLREGIAPDDVTFVGLLLACTHGGLVIKGRELFQLMETNFHISPKLEHYGCMVDLLGRSGDLQEAYDLIKGMPMKPDSVVWGALLGACSFHGNTELAEIAAESLFQLEPWNPGNYVILSNIYASAGQWAGVAKLRKLMKGGLITKAAGYSFIEEGGQIHKFIVEDRSHPRCDEIYVLLDGVFAEMRLQRDEADCEPEFEEQ